In Methanooceanicella nereidis, one DNA window encodes the following:
- a CDS encoding molybdopterin molybdotransferase MoeA, producing the protein MPLESGFIKKTGIESALDIFLNSFEPSGKVETVKLEHADYRVLSKDVVSPRDVPHYDRSAMDGFAVKASDTFGSSKDAGVFLKLTEKDRMIEGECRQVHTGSPIPEGADAVVMIENTEPAGPEIEVLGQVSPGQNIGFKGEDVKKGDVVFCKGRQLKPSDAGLLASMGFTEVEVYAKPRVMIIPTGEEIVKRGITPGPGQMNESNGVMNYLYVKRYGGEPTIHDIVSDKKELLTEALIEGIGYDLIVTTGGSSVGKRDLIADVVSSMGKVLVHGVAIKPGKPVALGYVEHGGKRTPIVCLPGYPAACAIDSMVFADPAVKKLGHMPQSKYRTEKAVLTRKIFSEAGFRSYTRVILEDGKATPLRTKGAGILSSVSQADGYVIIPEDVEGYEAGDQVEVTYLE; encoded by the coding sequence ATGCCTCTGGAATCGGGTTTCATAAAAAAGACTGGTATAGAAAGCGCGCTGGATATATTTTTAAATTCATTCGAACCCTCCGGCAAAGTGGAGACCGTGAAACTCGAGCATGCCGACTACAGGGTACTGTCAAAGGATGTCGTATCCCCCAGAGACGTACCTCACTACGACCGGAGCGCAATGGACGGGTTCGCAGTAAAGGCCTCGGATACCTTTGGCAGCAGTAAGGATGCAGGCGTATTTTTGAAATTGACAGAAAAAGACAGGATGATCGAGGGAGAATGCAGGCAGGTACATACGGGAAGCCCTATCCCGGAAGGCGCCGATGCGGTTGTCATGATCGAGAATACAGAGCCTGCCGGACCGGAGATAGAAGTTCTGGGCCAGGTCTCCCCCGGACAAAACATCGGCTTTAAAGGAGAAGACGTAAAAAAAGGCGATGTCGTCTTTTGCAAAGGCAGACAGCTTAAGCCTTCTGACGCAGGGCTTCTGGCGTCGATGGGCTTCACAGAGGTCGAAGTTTACGCGAAGCCCCGCGTAATGATAATCCCTACGGGAGAGGAGATCGTTAAAAGGGGCATCACACCTGGTCCCGGACAGATGAACGAGAGCAACGGCGTGATGAACTATCTTTATGTTAAAAGGTATGGCGGCGAGCCCACTATTCATGACATCGTCTCCGATAAAAAAGAGTTGCTGACGGAAGCGCTCATCGAGGGCATCGGCTACGACCTGATAGTGACCACTGGCGGCAGCTCGGTCGGAAAGAGAGACCTTATTGCCGACGTGGTCTCATCCATGGGAAAAGTGCTGGTACACGGTGTAGCGATAAAGCCCGGCAAGCCTGTTGCTCTTGGCTATGTGGAGCACGGGGGCAAGAGAACGCCCATAGTCTGCCTTCCCGGATATCCGGCCGCATGTGCCATAGACTCTATGGTATTTGCGGACCCTGCCGTGAAAAAACTGGGCCATATGCCGCAGTCTAAATACCGGACAGAGAAGGCGGTCCTGACCAGGAAAATATTTTCTGAGGCTGGCTTCAGGTCGTACACGCGCGTGATACTCGAAGACGGAAAGGCTACGCCGCTGAGGACAAAGGGCGCCGGTATTCTTAGCTCTGTCTCACAGGCTGACGGGTATGTGATAATCCCTGAAGACGTCGAAGGCTACGAAGCCGGGGATCAGGTAGAGGTGACTTATCTTGAGTGA
- a CDS encoding alkaline phosphatase family protein, which translates to MTARPVYFIIIALLLLQAASAVTSRAPCISIFSYDSPPVEFNLSSYTGLEKYTWTSYGTEGVPIERLFWRAGKYPVKSITAGYKKIDWTEAAYHSLWYVPVLVTDNLDLKAWGYDLPAGPVFVETGYRPVYTIMDIAPTACEALGMPCENFDGKSLASLNASQVVVFYIDSLGLYRYMWADENKAVYNISSLGKPIAASSVYPSISVVNSAAMVTGVSPEKNGVDMWENRTILVKTDFDYAGESGIKALWIDGVKPPISMKEGIIRVPDGDGDGNADDEIMERAIQEYKNDTRLLYVHLKNTDRTMHLTGPYSERSLMAIQHADMLVGKFFEEIRPGTLVILLSDHGGHEIIGGMGDHGTLLPQDMLIPVFIKFY; encoded by the coding sequence ATGACTGCCCGTCCCGTATACTTTATTATTATAGCCCTATTGCTATTGCAGGCGGCGTCCGCAGTCACTTCCCGGGCACCATGTATCAGCATCTTTTCATACGATAGCCCCCCTGTGGAGTTCAACCTTTCATCATATACGGGCCTTGAAAAATACACATGGACATCATATGGAACGGAAGGCGTCCCGATAGAGAGGCTATTTTGGAGAGCGGGAAAATACCCGGTCAAAAGCATTACTGCCGGTTATAAAAAGATAGACTGGACAGAGGCCGCGTATCATTCTTTATGGTACGTGCCGGTACTGGTGACAGACAATCTGGACTTGAAAGCATGGGGATATGATCTGCCTGCGGGCCCGGTTTTCGTCGAGACCGGTTACAGGCCGGTGTATACGATAATGGATATTGCGCCCACGGCATGTGAAGCCCTGGGAATGCCCTGCGAAAACTTTGACGGAAAAAGCCTCGCCAGCTTAAATGCTTCTCAGGTCGTCGTTTTTTATATTGATTCGCTGGGACTGTACCGATACATGTGGGCGGACGAAAACAAAGCCGTATATAATATATCGTCACTTGGCAAGCCTATCGCGGCCTCAAGCGTATACCCGTCGATATCGGTCGTGAACTCAGCAGCCATGGTCACGGGAGTATCGCCGGAAAAGAACGGTGTCGACATGTGGGAGAACAGGACGATACTGGTGAAGACGGACTTTGACTATGCCGGAGAGTCAGGCATAAAAGCGCTATGGATCGACGGCGTGAAGCCTCCGATAAGCATGAAAGAAGGGATAATCAGGGTACCCGACGGTGATGGTGACGGTAATGCCGACGATGAGATCATGGAAAGGGCCATTCAGGAATATAAAAACGATACAAGGCTCCTGTACGTCCATTTAAAAAATACTGACAGGACGATGCATCTTACAGGCCCGTACTCTGAAAGATCCTTGATGGCGATACAGCATGCCGACATGCTGGTCGGGAAATTCTTTGAGGAAATAAGGCCCGGTACGCTCGTCATATTACTGTCCGACCATGGAGGGCATGAAATCATTGGAGGAATGGGAGACCACGGGACCCTGCTTCCCCAGGATATGCTCATTCCTGTTTTCATAAAATTTTATTAA
- a CDS encoding ABC transporter permease, with product MGYIIEGILRAVELIASLNPEVIDITILSLEVSGVAVLLAALVGIPLGTWITLNEFPMKNALKNVIFTLMGLPPVVAGLVVYLLISRAGPLGTFGVLFTPTAMVIAQFVLVTPIITGLTITATKAVDKTIIDTVISLGANKVNTAIIVLNEARQAIIVAILAGFGRAIAEVGAVMIVGGDIRWSTRVLTTSIVLETRKGDYGMAIALGIILLSVSFIINMIMNMKKGGSSR from the coding sequence TTGGGTTACATTATCGAAGGGATATTACGGGCTGTTGAACTTATCGCAAGCTTAAACCCCGAGGTCATAGACATCACTATTTTATCCCTCGAGGTTTCCGGAGTTGCGGTTTTACTTGCGGCCCTTGTCGGGATTCCCCTGGGAACATGGATAACCCTCAATGAGTTTCCGATGAAAAATGCCCTGAAGAACGTAATATTCACCTTAATGGGACTTCCGCCTGTCGTAGCAGGATTGGTCGTATACCTGTTGATATCCAGAGCGGGGCCGCTTGGAACGTTCGGCGTCCTGTTCACGCCCACCGCAATGGTGATCGCCCAGTTCGTTCTTGTCACGCCCATTATCACCGGGCTCACGATAACGGCCACAAAAGCAGTAGATAAGACTATCATTGATACGGTGATCTCACTGGGAGCAAATAAGGTGAACACGGCCATCATAGTGTTGAACGAGGCCCGCCAGGCGATCATCGTCGCGATACTTGCAGGGTTCGGAAGGGCCATAGCCGAAGTCGGTGCCGTGATGATAGTCGGAGGAGATATCCGCTGGAGTACCAGGGTCTTGACCACGTCGATAGTGCTCGAGACCAGAAAAGGAGACTATGGTATGGCAATAGCCCTCGGGATCATACTACTTTCAGTGTCGTTCATCATTAACATGATCATGAACATGAAAAAAGGAGGCTCTTCGCGTTGA
- a CDS encoding ABC transporter ATP-binding protein, with translation MSSVTVENLTRIAGDRAILNNVNLKIDSGDIMAVIGPSGAGKTTLLRLINMLDIPDRGKVYIDGKDVWSGHIMETRMSMSMVFQKPIVFSMNVYDNIAYGLKLRHESKSKIEKRIKDVMELLDLSGKERQYAKDLSGGEAQRVAFARAYVLKPRILLLDEPTASLDPLNVAIIEKAVNDVNEKFGTTVIIVTHNLHQAKRLANKATFLYEGNLVETGSIEDIFNNPRDKRTKAFVTGDMVF, from the coding sequence TTGAGCAGCGTCACTGTCGAGAACCTGACGAGAATAGCCGGTGACAGGGCTATTCTAAATAATGTTAATTTAAAGATAGACAGCGGAGATATCATGGCCGTCATAGGGCCAAGCGGCGCCGGTAAGACGACGCTATTAAGGCTTATCAACATGCTCGACATACCCGACAGAGGAAAAGTTTACATCGACGGCAAGGATGTGTGGTCCGGCCACATAATGGAGACTCGAATGTCAATGTCAATGGTCTTCCAGAAGCCAATAGTGTTCTCGATGAACGTCTACGATAATATTGCGTACGGGCTTAAATTAAGGCATGAGAGTAAGTCTAAAATAGAAAAAAGAATAAAAGACGTTATGGAGTTGCTTGACCTTTCCGGTAAGGAGCGCCAGTATGCAAAAGATCTATCGGGAGGCGAAGCCCAGCGCGTGGCGTTCGCAAGGGCATACGTCCTGAAGCCCAGGATATTATTGCTGGACGAGCCTACCGCGAGCCTTGACCCGTTAAACGTGGCCATTATCGAGAAAGCCGTCAATGACGTCAATGAAAAGTTCGGTACGACGGTCATCATTGTGACGCATAACCTGCATCAGGCGAAAAGATTGGCAAATAAAGCCACGTTCCTGTATGAAGGAAATCTCGTAGAGACGGGCAGCATAGAAGATATTTTTAATAATCCCCGCGACAAAAGGACAAAAGCGTTCGTGACGGGCGACATGGTCTTCTAA
- a CDS encoding matrixin family metalloprotease, translating into MAERSGHISIGHIILIIILSAVISISFLLPLYVHEEVVKSVGNYAPLYLYEHSPYGRIVVEVHYSPDAKPSGEALESLRYMLQQYTGKQVIVEQFQDIDPVIVPKKIDEDNIFDFGESVLKDSGHYHMGWISGDIPIYVLYVNSTAPDAQIKKDNAVAGVSYRANSFVIFKNNIAIDSIERSVLIHETGHLLGLDHDNDPSCVMTSVLVQKPSWLAGKGSPPYEFCDDHMAELDDRRRNPFYAAFKNYGRIVSLFLPD; encoded by the coding sequence ATGGCTGAAAGGTCCGGGCATATATCCATAGGTCATATCATTCTCATAATAATCCTGTCAGCCGTCATCTCCATATCGTTTCTGCTCCCGCTATACGTCCACGAAGAGGTCGTAAAGAGCGTGGGGAACTACGCGCCTCTGTACCTTTACGAACATTCTCCCTATGGGAGGATCGTGGTCGAAGTGCATTATTCCCCCGATGCGAAGCCGTCGGGCGAGGCGCTTGAAAGCCTGCGGTACATGCTGCAGCAATATACGGGAAAACAGGTCATAGTGGAACAGTTCCAGGATATTGACCCGGTGATAGTGCCAAAAAAGATCGACGAGGATAACATCTTTGACTTCGGAGAATCAGTCCTTAAGGACAGCGGCCATTATCATATGGGATGGATATCTGGCGATATTCCTATATACGTACTATACGTCAATTCTACCGCCCCTGACGCGCAGATCAAAAAGGATAATGCGGTCGCCGGCGTATCCTATAGGGCGAACTCATTCGTCATTTTCAAGAACAACATCGCCATAGACAGTATCGAAAGGTCTGTGTTGATCCACGAGACGGGCCATTTGCTGGGGCTGGACCATGATAATGATCCTTCATGCGTGATGACCTCTGTTCTAGTACAGAAACCCTCGTGGCTGGCAGGAAAAGGCTCGCCCCCATACGAATTTTGTGATGATCATATGGCAGAGCTTGATGATAGGCGGAGGAACCCGTTTTATGCCGCCTTCAAGAATTATGGTAGAATAGTAAGTTTATTTTTACCGGATTAG
- a CDS encoding winged helix-turn-helix transcriptional regulator, whose product MEILKTISYAGTMEVLTSLGKGPKRFTEIMFETKLNPGILNRVLKTLINSGIVSRCANEEDGYELTTKGIKISLYILKIVEVSESQKPVHRELITLLTGRLEQMSSTA is encoded by the coding sequence ATGGAGATCTTAAAGACAATATCATATGCAGGGACAATGGAAGTCCTTACATCTCTTGGAAAAGGGCCGAAACGCTTCACTGAAATAATGTTCGAGACAAAGCTCAACCCGGGCATCCTGAACAGGGTGCTTAAGACTCTTATCAATTCTGGCATTGTCTCAAGATGCGCAAACGAAGAGGATGGCTACGAACTCACCACTAAAGGCATAAAGATCTCACTATACATCCTGAAGATAGTAGAAGTCTCAGAAAGCCAGAAGCCGGTCCACAGGGAACTTATTACGTTACTCACAGGCAGACTCGAACAGATGAGCAGCACGGCATAG
- a CDS encoding 2-isopropylmalate synthase, with protein MPHKNIQIFDTTLRDGEQTPGVSFTPEMKIDIARQLDRLGVDVIEAGFPISSAGDKASVKDIASLGLDCTVCGLARVIKADIDACIDSDVKMVHTFVSTSDIQREHTIKKTREEVVEMAINAVEYIKGHGLECMFSAMDATRTDTDYLISIARAVEDAGADIINIPDTVGVSSPPTMRMLVSDVYRSVRIPIAVHCHNDFGLAVANSLAAVESGASQIQVTMNSLGERAGNADLSQTVMTLESVYGLETGIKTKYLVETARLIERYSGIQIPPTQPIIGANAFSHESGIHSHGVIKESKTFEPGIMTPEMVGHQRRLVLGKHTGKHAVKKILNDAGLEPSDKELNAILERVKDLGDKGKKVTDVDLYAITEAVMGEVAHTEKRIMLEELSVMTGNRVTSTATVRLTLDGKPYVGAMTGVGPVDAALKAVESLVDGNEMRLKEFRIDAITGGSDALAEVMVGVEDSKGRMVTARAAREDIVMASVEALVNAMNRLSAVPKK; from the coding sequence ATACCACATAAGAACATACAGATTTTTGACACGACTCTCCGCGACGGAGAGCAGACGCCCGGTGTGTCTTTCACACCTGAAATGAAAATAGACATCGCCCGACAGCTTGACAGGCTTGGCGTGGATGTCATCGAAGCGGGTTTTCCCATATCTTCTGCAGGCGATAAAGCCTCTGTAAAGGATATCGCATCACTTGGCCTGGACTGTACCGTTTGCGGCCTCGCGCGCGTCATAAAAGCAGACATTGACGCTTGCATCGACTCCGATGTTAAAATGGTGCATACTTTTGTATCCACATCCGACATCCAGCGTGAGCACACTATCAAAAAAACCCGCGAAGAGGTCGTAGAAATGGCGATAAACGCCGTAGAGTACATTAAGGGGCATGGCCTCGAATGCATGTTCTCGGCGATGGACGCCACCAGAACGGATACGGACTATCTCATAAGTATCGCCAGAGCCGTCGAGGACGCGGGAGCCGACATCATAAACATTCCAGATACCGTCGGCGTTTCTTCGCCCCCGACCATGAGGATGCTCGTATCGGACGTGTACAGGTCGGTCCGGATACCTATAGCCGTACACTGCCACAACGATTTCGGACTTGCAGTGGCAAACAGCCTGGCTGCGGTGGAATCCGGGGCGAGCCAGATACAGGTCACCATGAATAGCCTGGGAGAACGCGCCGGCAACGCTGACCTTTCCCAGACGGTGATGACCCTGGAGTCTGTATACGGGCTTGAGACGGGTATCAAGACTAAATATCTTGTCGAGACCGCGCGCCTCATAGAGAGGTATTCGGGGATACAGATACCGCCGACACAGCCCATAATAGGCGCTAACGCCTTCTCCCATGAGTCGGGTATTCACAGCCATGGCGTAATTAAGGAAAGCAAGACCTTTGAGCCGGGCATAATGACCCCCGAGATGGTCGGCCACCAGCGCAGGCTTGTGCTTGGCAAGCATACCGGCAAGCATGCGGTCAAGAAGATCCTTAACGATGCGGGGCTGGAGCCTTCGGATAAGGAGCTGAACGCCATACTGGAGAGGGTAAAAGACCTGGGGGACAAGGGTAAAAAGGTCACCGATGTCGACCTCTATGCCATCACAGAGGCAGTGATGGGCGAGGTGGCGCATACGGAGAAAAGGATCATGCTCGAAGAGCTGTCCGTGATGACCGGTAACAGGGTCACTTCGACAGCAACGGTCCGCCTGACCCTGGACGGCAAACCTTACGTGGGAGCGATGACCGGAGTCGGTCCCGTGGATGCCGCATTGAAGGCCGTGGAAAGCCTTGTGGACGGCAATGAGATGAGGCTGAAGGAGTTCAGGATCGATGCCATCACGGGAGGTTCTGATGCCCTTGCCGAGGTCATGGTAGGCGTAGAGGACAGTAAAGGAAGAATGGTCACAGCCAGGGCCGCACGGGAGGACATAGTCATGGCCTCTGTCGAAGCTCTTGTAAACGCCATGAACAGGCTCTCTGCAGTGCCAAAAAAATAG
- a CDS encoding TIGR00288 family NYN domain-containing protein: protein MTPIKNSIIAPIKNPFKLDKIKSSFFKDKGKDRKRIALLVDGPNMLRKEFQIDLEVVRDIMKRYGDIKVGKVFLNQYASDKLVEAIENQGFEPIIGSGDVDVRLAVDAMELVFNQNIDTLAIVTRDADFKPVLSKANMYGKETIVFGAEPGLSIALKNVADYVIVFDGSDWHEVSKGDVEVEAEAVNQ from the coding sequence ATGACACCCATAAAAAATTCTATTATTGCGCCTATTAAAAATCCTTTTAAACTCGATAAGATAAAGAGCTCTTTTTTTAAAGATAAAGGCAAAGACAGAAAACGCATTGCGCTCCTGGTGGACGGCCCTAACATGCTAAGGAAAGAGTTCCAGATAGACCTTGAGGTGGTAAGGGACATCATGAAAAGATACGGCGACATCAAAGTGGGTAAAGTATTCCTCAACCAGTATGCTTCCGATAAGCTTGTGGAAGCCATAGAGAACCAGGGATTCGAGCCGATCATAGGCTCGGGCGATGTCGACGTGAGGCTTGCCGTCGATGCCATGGAGCTCGTGTTCAACCAGAATATCGACACTCTGGCGATAGTGACAAGGGACGCGGATTTTAAGCCCGTGCTTTCAAAGGCGAACATGTACGGCAAGGAGACTATTGTGTTCGGTGCTGAGCCGGGATTATCGATAGCCCTTAAAAACGTGGCCGATTACGTCATCGTATTTGACGGCAGCGACTGGCACGAGGTCAGCAAAGGGGACGTCGAGGTTGAGGCTGAGGCCGTAAACCAGTAA
- a CDS encoding DHH family phosphoesterase, with amino-acid sequence MVLVDEKQFYENLKSYDNILFLCHRNADADSAGSAYALWRLFGGTIGVQDSMSTMASMLCDRLKVNVVIRPKLSNYDIVVVVDTSNLVQTGYKEIKKFAVIDHHKPGDLIGACELALSRMASSTSELVYSVYMKNGISLDSDVAFALVLAVVTDTGHFRYAQPDVFDMVGEMLRSGGINYADISEFLSQVPVDLSCRIAMLKAASRLNLTRSGDFLIADTKVSSFGAQSATSLISLGADVVFVGSEKEGEKRISGRVRRGIDLDLSALLAEVGTKFGGSGGGHAAAAGVVIKGDLDKALKECVSMAEKALTGLRPQPQPRRPLC; translated from the coding sequence ATGGTGCTTGTAGATGAAAAACAATTTTACGAAAACCTGAAAAGTTATGATAATATCCTGTTCCTGTGCCACAGGAACGCAGACGCTGACTCAGCAGGTAGCGCATACGCCCTCTGGAGACTGTTTGGCGGCACCATCGGCGTCCAGGACAGCATGAGCACCATGGCTTCAATGTTATGCGACAGGCTTAAGGTCAACGTCGTGATCAGGCCTAAACTATCGAATTATGACATCGTCGTCGTGGTCGATACCTCTAACCTTGTACAGACCGGCTATAAGGAAATAAAAAAATTCGCGGTCATTGACCATCATAAGCCCGGGGACCTTATCGGCGCGTGTGAGCTCGCTCTGTCAAGAATGGCCTCGTCCACGTCCGAGCTCGTCTACTCAGTCTACATGAAGAACGGCATATCTCTGGATAGCGATGTGGCGTTCGCGCTCGTCCTGGCAGTTGTCACGGATACCGGCCATTTCCGGTACGCACAGCCCGATGTCTTTGACATGGTCGGGGAAATGCTGCGCAGCGGCGGCATTAATTATGCAGACATATCCGAGTTCCTGTCACAGGTGCCTGTAGACCTGTCATGCAGGATCGCCATGCTGAAAGCGGCATCAAGGCTGAACCTAACGAGGTCGGGAGACTTTTTGATCGCGGATACTAAAGTGAGCTCGTTCGGGGCCCAATCCGCAACGTCATTGATAAGCCTCGGGGCCGATGTGGTATTCGTAGGATCCGAAAAAGAGGGCGAAAAGAGGATCTCCGGTCGTGTCAGGCGCGGCATAGACCTGGACCTGTCTGCATTGCTTGCGGAAGTGGGGACAAAGTTCGGAGGAAGCGGCGGCGGCCATGCGGCGGCGGCCGGCGTAGTCATAAAAGGCGATCTTGATAAGGCGCTTAAGGAATGCGTATCTATGGCTGAAAAGGCTCTTACTGGTTTACGGCCTCAGCCTCAACCTCGACGTCCCCTTTGCTGA
- a CDS encoding HisA/HisF-related TIM barrel protein has protein sequence MMRCILACDLKGGIVVRGVKGERDRYRPISESSTIVGTSIPEEVIKAIRPKETYIADLDRITGAGGNLGTIASLSRFTRTMSDTGASTLHDVEETRKVSDAVILGTETASMELIRECQGKGVYVSLDMKHGKMMSRDPVFNAGPIGSLKMLNEVDLAGIILLDVGRVGSGEGIDLEMMKNAVSMSKHKVIAGGGVRDVDDLLSLEKCGADGAIIASAVHFGKVPLEMLRG, from the coding sequence ATGATGCGGTGCATACTGGCATGCGACCTTAAAGGCGGTATCGTTGTCAGGGGAGTTAAAGGCGAACGTGACCGTTATAGGCCGATAAGCGAGTCAAGCACTATCGTCGGCACGTCCATACCGGAAGAAGTCATTAAGGCGATCCGGCCGAAAGAGACTTACATAGCCGATCTTGACCGTATTACGGGCGCAGGCGGCAATTTAGGGACAATAGCATCCCTTTCGAGGTTCACCCGGACGATGTCGGACACAGGCGCGTCGACACTGCATGACGTGGAAGAGACCCGTAAGGTCTCAGACGCGGTCATACTGGGCACCGAGACCGCATCGATGGAACTTATTCGAGAATGTCAGGGAAAGGGCGTCTACGTCAGCCTTGACATGAAACATGGAAAAATGATGTCCAGGGACCCTGTCTTTAATGCCGGGCCAATAGGATCCTTAAAGATGCTGAACGAGGTAGACCTTGCAGGCATAATCCTGCTTGATGTAGGTCGTGTCGGTTCCGGCGAAGGAATAGACCTTGAAATGATGAAAAACGCCGTCTCCATGTCAAAGCATAAGGTCATCGCCGGTGGAGGCGTCAGGGACGTCGACGATCTTTTGTCGCTTGAAAAATGCGGTGCAGACGGCGCGATAATCGCTTCCGCTGTCCACTTCGGCAAAGTGCCGCTGGAAATGCTGCGAGGTTAA